A window of the Microbacterium sp. AZCO genome harbors these coding sequences:
- a CDS encoding ABC-F family ATP-binding cassette domain-containing protein, translating into MAHLLGGEALHLEFPTKVVFDSVSLGVDEGDRIGIVGRNGDGKSSLLAMLAGRLEPDGGRVTVRGGVRVGVLDQGDTLDDDHSIREAVVGDAADHEWAGDARVRDVIAGLLADLDWDGSVVPLSGGQRRRVALAKLLVGDWDVLALDEPTNHLDVEAIAWLAEHLKNRWARGAGALLVVTHDRWFLDEVCTTTWEVHDRIVEPFEGGYAAYILQRVERDRQAASIEARRQNLARKELAWLRRGAPARTSKPKFRIDAANALIADVPEIRDKTELQSLAVSRLGKDVVDLLDVGVSYDDRPVLRDVEWRLAPGERTGILGVNGAGKSTLLGLIAGTVEPTSGRVKRGKTVQVATLTQRLDDLDPFLDEPVRIVISRLRTSYTFGAGSKAQELTPGQLLERMGFQSAQLSTPVKDLSGGQQRRLQLLLILLEQPNVLILDEPTNDLDTDMLAALEDLLDSWPGTLIVVSHDRYFLERVTDQQYAILDQHLRHLPGGVDEYLRLRTAQKNRPMDAAPSRAAAAPAAASPSLTGADRRAAEKELSSIDRRLEKLTASIGALDTRFADAHDDYSTLTALQAERAALADEQATLEERWLELSESLEA; encoded by the coding sequence ATGGCGCACCTGCTCGGCGGCGAGGCGCTGCACCTCGAGTTCCCCACCAAGGTCGTGTTCGACTCGGTCTCGCTCGGCGTGGACGAGGGCGACCGCATCGGCATCGTCGGCCGCAACGGCGACGGCAAGAGCTCGCTGCTCGCGATGCTCGCCGGTCGCCTCGAGCCCGACGGCGGACGCGTCACGGTGCGCGGCGGCGTGCGCGTCGGCGTGCTCGACCAGGGCGACACCCTCGACGACGACCACTCGATTCGCGAGGCGGTCGTCGGCGACGCGGCCGACCACGAATGGGCGGGCGACGCGCGCGTGCGCGACGTCATCGCGGGCCTTCTCGCGGACCTCGACTGGGACGGCTCCGTCGTGCCGCTCTCGGGCGGCCAGCGCCGCCGCGTCGCGCTCGCCAAGCTGCTCGTCGGCGACTGGGACGTCCTCGCCCTCGACGAGCCGACGAACCACCTCGACGTCGAGGCGATCGCGTGGCTCGCCGAGCACCTCAAGAACCGCTGGGCCCGCGGCGCGGGCGCACTGCTCGTCGTGACGCACGACCGGTGGTTCCTCGACGAGGTCTGCACGACGACGTGGGAGGTGCACGACCGCATCGTCGAGCCGTTCGAGGGCGGCTACGCGGCGTACATCCTCCAGCGCGTCGAGCGCGACCGGCAGGCCGCATCCATCGAGGCGCGACGTCAGAACCTCGCGCGCAAGGAGCTCGCGTGGCTGCGCCGCGGCGCCCCCGCGCGCACGTCGAAGCCGAAGTTCCGCATCGACGCCGCGAACGCCCTCATCGCCGACGTGCCCGAGATCCGCGACAAGACCGAGCTGCAGTCGCTCGCGGTGTCGCGGCTCGGCAAGGACGTCGTCGATCTGCTGGACGTCGGCGTCTCGTACGACGATCGGCCCGTCCTCCGCGACGTCGAGTGGCGCCTGGCACCCGGCGAGCGCACCGGCATCCTCGGCGTCAACGGCGCGGGCAAGTCGACGCTCCTCGGCCTGATCGCCGGAACGGTCGAGCCCACCTCGGGGCGGGTCAAGCGCGGCAAGACCGTGCAGGTCGCGACGCTCACGCAGCGCCTCGACGACCTCGATCCGTTCCTCGACGAGCCCGTCCGCATCGTCATCTCGCGCCTGCGCACGAGCTACACGTTCGGCGCCGGATCGAAGGCGCAGGAGCTCACACCCGGTCAGCTGCTCGAGCGGATGGGCTTCCAGTCCGCGCAGCTCTCGACGCCCGTGAAAGACCTCTCGGGCGGACAGCAGCGCCGCCTGCAGCTGCTGCTCATCCTTCTCGAGCAGCCGAACGTGCTGATCCTCGACGAGCCGACCAACGACCTCGACACCGACATGCTCGCCGCCCTCGAAGACCTCCTCGACTCGTGGCCGGGCACGCTCATCGTCGTGTCGCACGACCGGTACTTCCTCGAGCGCGTCACCGACCAGCAGTACGCCATCCTCGATCAGCACCTGCGCCACCTTCCCGGCGGCGTCGACGAGTACCTGCGCCTGCGCACGGCGCAGAAGAACAGGCCGATGGATGCCGCACCCTCGCGCGCCGCGGCGGCGCCGGCCGCGGCATCCCCCTCCCTGACAGGCGCCGACCGGCGCGCCGCCGAGAAGGAGCTCTCGTCGATCGACCGCCGTCTCGAGAAGCTGACCGCCTCGATCGGCGCGCTCGACACCCGCTTCGCCGACGCGCACGACGACTACTCGACCCTCACGGCGCTGCAGGCCGAACGGGCGGCGCTCGCCGACGAGCAGGCG